A genomic segment from Myxococcales bacterium encodes:
- a CDS encoding helix-turn-helix domain-containing protein, translated as MVWKAKSVLEQRNSLVLRYRAGERMTELSREYGVSRKTGYKYVERYEAWGDAGLVDLSQRPKQTPTALAEQFVSLIVDARRRHPTWGPKKPRVLLISSTPA; from the coding sequence GTGGTTTGGAAAGCGAAGAGTGTCTTGGAACAACGAAATTCACTGGTGCTTCGCTACCGCGCGGGCGAGCGAATGACGGAGCTGAGTCGGGAGTACGGCGTGAGCCGGAAGACCGGCTACAAGTACGTCGAGCGCTACGAAGCTTGGGGCGATGCCGGGCTCGTGGACCTGTCGCAACGGCCCAAGCAGACGCCGACGGCGCTGGCGGAACAGTTCGTGAGCCTCATCGTCGACGCGCGGCGGCGACATCCGACGTGGGGTCCGAAGAAGCCCAGGGTGCTTCTGATATCGAGCACCCCGGCATAG
- a CDS encoding GNAT family N-acetyltransferase, with amino-acid sequence MLLTTARLVASRPTREHLSDLEALFADERVNWDFRAYGIPPISAETFLERCDARFEATGHAHSVLHKKDDGAFVGLTGLAYQEIEGEALLEVGYRLAFEHWKKGYATEAALAFREHAFREVGVSKLIALIRPDNVTSLAVAGRLGMRFQKMVPWKMVPEPIGLHAITRDEWLALRQGSSPR; translated from the coding sequence ATGCTCCTCACGACGGCGCGCCTCGTGGCGTCTCGCCCCACGCGCGAGCACCTCTCGGACCTCGAGGCGCTCTTCGCCGACGAACGGGTGAATTGGGACTTTCGCGCCTACGGCATCCCGCCGATCTCTGCCGAGACGTTCCTCGAGCGTTGCGACGCTCGCTTCGAAGCCACGGGCCACGCCCACTCGGTCCTGCACAAGAAGGACGACGGAGCCTTCGTCGGCCTCACGGGGCTCGCCTACCAAGAGATCGAAGGCGAGGCACTGCTCGAAGTCGGCTACCGCTTGGCGTTCGAGCATTGGAAGAAGGGGTACGCAACGGAAGCAGCGCTCGCGTTTCGCGAGCACGCTTTCCGTGAGGTGGGCGTCTCGAAGCTCATCGCACTCATCCGGCCCGACAACGTCACGTCGCTCGCGGTGGCGGGACGGCTCGGCATGCGCTTCCAAAAGATGGTTCCGTGGAAAATGGTGCCCGAGCCCATCGGCCTCCATGCCATCACGCGAGACGAGTGGCTCGCGCTTCGCCAAGGTTCGTCCCCGCGCTAA
- a CDS encoding DUF1554 domain-containing protein yields MMLPRSFPAAALAVTLSGCAASGSPVGASNDGGASASDAPPVGVANDGGVLSQGDGASAEQDAATKPVATGMRVFATSATHNGNLGGLAGADALCEAAAKAAKLGGTFKAWLSDSTTNASQRIAGVGPWTLVDGTAAFKGKSVTSFPVHDLDMDENGETGKKGLVWTGTVLGGNASTETCNDWSSTGASGTSGYPHVIDDWNDDGSGGSPCNLGGRLYCFEQ; encoded by the coding sequence ATGATGTTGCCGCGCTCGTTCCCGGCCGCCGCCCTCGCCGTCACACTCTCAGGTTGCGCCGCGTCGGGCTCTCCCGTCGGTGCGTCGAACGATGGAGGTGCGAGCGCGTCTGACGCTCCGCCGGTCGGCGTCGCCAACGACGGCGGCGTTCTTTCGCAGGGCGACGGGGCGTCCGCGGAACAAGACGCCGCCACGAAGCCCGTCGCGACGGGCATGCGCGTCTTCGCGACGAGCGCCACGCACAACGGCAACCTCGGAGGTCTCGCCGGCGCCGATGCCTTGTGCGAAGCGGCGGCCAAGGCGGCGAAGCTGGGAGGCACCTTCAAGGCATGGCTGTCGGACTCGACCACCAACGCCTCGCAGCGCATCGCCGGGGTAGGGCCGTGGACCCTGGTTGACGGCACGGCCGCGTTCAAGGGCAAGAGCGTTACGTCGTTTCCGGTGCACGATCTCGACATGGACGAGAACGGCGAAACGGGAAAGAAGGGCCTCGTGTGGACCGGTACCGTCCTCGGCGGCAACGCCAGCACCGAGACGTGCAACGACTGGTCGTCGACGGGCGCGAGCGGGACCTCGGGCTACCCGCACGTCATCGACGACTGGAACGACGATGGCAGCGGCGGTTCTCCGTGCAACCTCGGAGGCCGGCTCTATTGCTTCGAGCAGTGA